A region of Lycium barbarum isolate Lr01 chromosome 3, ASM1917538v2, whole genome shotgun sequence DNA encodes the following proteins:
- the LOC132631335 gene encoding miraculin-like: MLRAGANYYVQPIYPDEAWGFELASINNHHKPCPLGIVQEDYYPGTPLLFSSANPKKSIIRLSTDLNIDYNLSYTVCTKSNDVIWTVGPYDRRAKSYFLVLGGVKENPGRETIKNWFKIEVFGDNYKIRYCPSVCSDCKVMCKDVGVIEFNGQKRLGLSDVPVEVKFVKDA; the protein is encoded by the coding sequence ATGTTACGAGCGGGAGCTAATTATTATGTCCAACCGATTTATCCTGACGAGGCCTGGGGATTTGAACTAGCCAGCATTAACAATCATCACAAACCATGCCCACTGGGCATAGTTCAAGAAGACTATTACCCTGGCACCCCACTGCTATTTTCATCCGCGAATCCTAAAAAGAGCATTATTCGCTTGTCCACCGACTTGAACATTGACTATAACTTGTCCTACACAGTGTGTACTAAGTCCAATGATGTCATCTGGACCGTGGGCCCTTACGATCGACGGGCCAAAAGTTACTTTTTAGTACTTGGCGGAGTGAAAGAAAATCCTGGTCGAGAGACGATAAAGAACTGGTTTAAGATTGAGGTGTTTGGTGATAATTATAAGATTAGGTATTGCCCATCGGTGTGCAGTGATTGCAAGGTAATGTGCAAGGATGTTGGCGTAATTGAATTTAATGGGCAGAAGCGTTTGGGTTTAAGTGATGTTCCGGTTGAGGTGAAGTTTGTGAAGGACGCATGA
- the LOC132632425 gene encoding kunitz trypsin inhibitor 5-like, which produces MKLIFLLFVSLLFATNCFTKSRLCEATKPEPIPVHDSTGNMLRAGANYYVQPIYPDEAWGFELASINNHHKPCPLGIVQEDYYPGTPLLFSSANPKKSIIRLSTDLNIDYNLSYTVCTKSNDVIWTVGPYDRRAKSYFLVLGGVKENPGRETIKNWFKIEVFGDNYKIRYCPSVCSDCKVMCKDVGVIEFNGQKRLGLSDVPVEVKFVKDA; this is translated from the coding sequence ATGAAATTGATTTTTCTGCTTTTCGTTTCACTCCTCTTTGCGACCAACTGTTTCACAAAGTCAAGACTTTGTGAAGCAACCAAACCCGAACCCATTCCGGTGCATGATTCTACTGGAAATATGTTACGAGCGGGAGCTAATTATTATGTCCAACCGATTTATCCTGACGAGGCCTGGGGATTTGAACTAGCCAGCATTAACAATCATCACAAACCATGCCCACTGGGCATAGTTCAAGAAGACTATTACCCTGGCACCCCACTGCTATTTTCATCCGCGAATCCTAAAAAGAGCATTATTCGCTTGTCCACCGACTTGAACATTGACTATAACTTGTCCTACACAGTGTGTACTAAGTCCAATGATGTCATCTGGACCGTGGGCCCTTACGATCGACGGGCCAAAAGTTACTTTTTAGTACTTGGCGGAGTGAAAGAAAATCCTGGTCGAGAGACGATAAAGAACTGGTTTAAGATTGAGGTGTTTGGTGATAATTATAAGATTAGGTATTGCCCATCGGTGTGCAGTGATTGCAAGGTAATGTGCAAGGATGTTGGCGTAATTGAATTTAATGGGCAGAAGCGTTTGGGTTTAAGTGATGTTCCGGTTGAGGTGAAGTTTGTGAAGGACGCATGA
- the LOC132631337 gene encoding uncharacterized protein LOC132631337, whose amino-acid sequence MESRNWMYNRTNENRGGMRQEFVDGVDAFVGYAMTLEIFLSHGLVRCPCVKCQCRNYENPEIVRLHLYKDDFKKDYTVWTSHGEMNSSFGRFQDFVVGESSRAVEPNVQNSRMHDMVQDAYGMHSDFESGNHGEEAPNEEASHFFEQLKKASQPLYDGSPHSQLSIVVRLLSIKADWNVPQGAMDAVIGLIHELVDSNLEIPENYYKAKRLVSKLGLSSMRIDCCENGCMLYYKDDEGLEFCKFCGRARFKRTRSGKRVAVKAMHYLTLTPRLQRLYASNSSAPHIRWHSENRRPPGVMCHPSDGEAWKHFDTTYPDFAAEPRNIRLGLCSDGFTPHSVSAAPYSCWPVFLTPYNLPPELWVETFDVSLKQNFNLRATLMWTINDFPAYGMLSGWMTAGKRGNLGEEIWEMVENFPKVTEEPPYKFDGYGLAHNWTKQSIFWELPYWKDNLLRHNLDLMHIEKNYFDNLFNTVMDVKGKTKDNPKTRLDLQEYCMRKELWLQDKGNGVFKPKASYSFTMDHKRKICEWVKKLKMPDGYASNLEKHVDMAQGKLHGMKSHDCHVFMETLLPIAFSSLPARIWKPMTEISLFFKDLCSSTLRVDNLDRMHHNIPVITSKLEKILPPGFFDVMEHLPIHLAEEAQLGGPVHYSWMYPFERNIELNDQFAKPTLLRKQLISVLTTLGMMCHVCETDPIDIMKEVYSTEYGYHDQLLKDISWGPGMVYSMDKYVVNGFKFTIEERSKHTKTNNSGVWVKGGDGNQAGVDYYGVIKEILELEYSGGGKKRIVLFRCKWFDPTPNRGTRVLKQYNIIEVNHTREYAAYDPFIIAQNVRQVYYAPYPLRPDKSAWWVVIKVKPVGRVEVENVLPVAFQDDDISVVHQIVDNELEDDLEHAEHILEEINAEDINAEVNECNNGNETTDEEEWSEERDGDGDED is encoded by the exons ATGGAATCTCGTAATTGGATGTATAATAGGACAAACGAAAACCGAGGGGGGAtgaggcaagaatttgtagacggTGTCGATGCTTTTGTTGGCTATGCAATGACACTTGAAATTTTTCTAAGTCATGGCTTGGTTAGGTGCCCTTGCGTGAAATGTCAATGTAGGAATTACGAGAATCCAGAGATTGTTAGGCTTCATCTCTATAAAGACGACTTTAAAAAAGATTATACAGTGTGGACTAGTCATGGAGAAATGAATAGTAgttttggtagatttcaagacttTGTTGTTGGTGAAAGTAGTAGGGCGGTGGAACCTAATGTCCAAAATTCTAGAATGCACGACATGGTTCAAGATGCTTATGGGATGCATTCTGATTTTGAATCCGGTAACCATGGTGAAGAAGCTCCAAATGAAGAAGCTAGTCATTTTTTTGAACAGTTGAAAAAGGCTAGTCAGCCTTTATATGACGGGAGTCCCCACTCTCAATTGTCTATTGTTGTTAGATTATTAAGCATCAAAGCAGATTGGAATGTTCCTCAAGGTGCAATGGATGCTGTGATTGGCCTTATACATGAATTAGTTGACTCGAATTTAGAGATACCTGAAAATTACTATAAGGCAAAGAGACTAGTGTCTAAGTTAGGACTCTCGTCGATGAGAATTGATTGTTGTGAAAATGGATGCATGTTATACTATAAGGATGACGAAGGTCTAGAATTTTGTAAGTTTTGTGGAAGAGCTCGTTTTAAGCGGACTCGTAGCGGGAAGAGGGTTGCCGTTAAGGCGATGCATTACTTAACTCTTACACCAAGGTTACAGAGGTTGTACGCATCAAATAGCTCCGCTCCTCATATAAGATGGCACAGTGAAAATAGAAGGCCGCCaggtgttatgtgtcatccatcagACGGAGAGGCTTGGAAACATTTTGACACAACATATCCAGACTTTGCGGCTGAACCACGAAACATTAGGTTGGGTTTATGTTCTGATGGATTCACTCCACATTCTGTTTCTGCTGCACCATATTCTTGCTGGCCTGTTTTTTTAACACCATATAATCTTCCGCCTGAGTTGT GGGTTGAGACGTTTGACGTTTCTCTTAAGCAGAATTTTAATTTGCGGGCCACTTTAATGTGGACTATTAATGATTTTCCTGCCTACGGGATGTTGTCTGGGTGGATGACTGCTGGAAA GAGAGGAAATTTGGGAGAGGAAATTTGGGAGATGGTTGAGAACTTTCCAAAAGTTACTGAAGAACCACCGTACAAGTTCGATGGGTATGGGCTTGCACATAATTGGACCAAACAGAGCATATTTTGGGAGTTACcatattggaaggataatcttctcCGGCATAATCTTGATCTTATGcacattgaaaaaaattactttgataatttaTTCAATACAGTAATGGATGTCAAGGGCAAGACAAAGGATAATCCAAAGACAAGATTGGACTTACAGGAATATTGTATGCGTAAAGAGTTATGGTTGCAGGACAAAGGGAACGGGGTCTTCAAGCCTAAGGCTAGTTATTCATTCACAATGGATCATAAGCGAAAGATTTGTGAATGGGTTAAGAAATTGAAGATGCCTGATGGGTATGCATCAAATTTGGAAAAACATGTTGATATGGCGCAAGGGAAGTTACATGGGATGAAAAGCCATGATTGTcatgttttcatggaaactttaCTCCCCATTGCATTTAGTAGCTTGCCTGCCCGAATCTGGAAGCCTATGACAGAAATTAGTTTGTTCTTCAAAGACTTGTGTTCTAGTACGTTGAGGGTAGACAACCTGGATCGGATGCATCATAATATTCCTGTAATAACAAGTAAGTTGGAGAAAATTCTTCCACCGGGGTTCTTcgatgtgatggaacatcttccaaTTCACCTTGCGGAGGAAGCTCAACTCGGAGGCCCAGTTCATTATAGTTGGATGTATCCCTTCGAGAG AAACATAGAGTTGAATGATCAATTTGCGAAGCCTACCTTACTAAGGAAACAACTCATTTCTGTTCTTACTACTTTGGGAATGATGTGCCATGTTTGCGAAACAGACCCAATCGACATTATGAAGGAG GTTTACAGTACAGAGTATGGTTACCATGACCAACTTTTAAAGGACATATCTTGGGGACCCGGTATGGTCTATTCTATGGACAAATATGTGGTAAATGGTTTTAAATTTACTATCGAAGAACGATCTAAGCATACAAAAACTAACAACAGTGGGGTTTGGGTTAAAGGTGGCGATGGAAACCAAGCCGGGGTCGATTATTATGGTGTAATTAAGGAGATCCTAGAACTGGAATATTCTGGTGGTGGGAAAAAAAGAATTGTACTTTTTCggtgcaagtggtttgatccaaCCCCAAATAGAGGTACAAGGGTACTCAAGCAGTATAACATCATAGAAGTAAATCACACGAGGGAGTATGCGGCTTATGATCCTTTCATTATTGCACAAAATGTTAGACAAGTGTACTATGCTCCTTATCCCTTGCGTCCAGATAAGTCTGCTTGGTGGGTGGTAATTAAAGTCAAGCCTGTGGGTCGAGTGGAAGTGGAGAATGTGTTGCCTGTTGCGTTCCAGGATGACGACATATCAGTTGTTCACCAAATAGTTGACAATGAGTTAGAAGATGATTTAGAGCATGCAGAACACATATTGGAAGAAATAAATGCAGAAGATATTAACGCAGAGGTGAACGAATGTAATAATGGAAATGAAACAACTGATGAGGAAGAATGGTCAGAAGAGAGGGATGGGGATGGGGATGAGGATTAA
- the LOC132631334 gene encoding proteinase inhibitor type-2 CEVI57-like, with protein sequence MAVHKEVSFLAHLLLVLGMFLLKCTKECGNFAYGICPRSEGSPKNPICTNCCAGYKGCHYYSADGTFICEGKSDPKKLNACPFNCDPKIAYSKCPLPEGKTIIKPTGCTTCCTGYKGCYYFGHDGKFACEGESIESKACTLECDPKVAYMTCPSNKLTKLTKICTNCCTAKAGCKLYGHDGSLLCTGNLKNH encoded by the exons ATGGCTGTACACAAAGAAGTTAGTTTCCTTGCTCACCTACTACTTGTTCTTG GAATGTTTCTACTT AAATGTACCAAAGAATGCGGCAATTTTGCCTATGGAATATGCCCACGTTCAGAAGGGAG cccaAAAAATCCCATATGCACCAACTGTTGTGCAGGCTACAAGGGTTGCCACTATTACAGTGCTGACGGAACTTTTATTTGTGAAGGAAAATCTGACCCCAAAAAGCTAAACGCTTGTCCCTTCAATTGTGATCCAAAAATTGCCTATTCAAAGTGTCCCCTTCCAGAAGGAAAGACGATAATTAAACCTACCGGATGCACCACCTGTTGCACGGGCTACAAGGGTTGCTACTATTTTGGTCATGACGGCAAGTTTGCCTGTGAAGGAGAAAGTATTGAATCCAAGGCTTGTACTCTGGAATGTGACCCTAAAGTTGCTTACATGACTTGCCCATCTAATAAATTGACCAAGCTTACTAAAATTTGCACCAATTGTTGTACCGCAAAAGCGGGTTGCAAACTTTATGGTCATGATGGATCTTTACTTTGTACTGGGAATCTTAAAAATCATTAA